One Aneurinibacillus migulanus genomic region harbors:
- a CDS encoding FtsX-like permease family protein, whose protein sequence is MTFRRIARSNIKGNLYRYLTYYASTVCIVMIFFMYAAFIFHPDVATAHFRPSVRRGMILAEYIIIIFSFFFMLYSSSAFLTARKKEFGLLNLLGMSQPQLNRLLIYESIIISVLSIGTGIGLGFLFTKLFFMVLDVLLEMPEPLAFIIAPEALGLTFLSFFILSQLLFLVPLWRVGRTPIIELLRVARQPKQMPVYSKWLILFSLFCLGAGYGMAWWGGKDYLFILMLPILVATIIGTYFLFTQGSIAILYRLRHNRRLFYNRTNLLIVSQLIFKLKDNARVLFSVAILSAVVLTASGTFYTMFAGMKQWAELNVPDTFSFLAKNEDDAARFEQAVSSAASKEGIGVNTPERIIMLTMKVVTKVSGNVPPFRQPEEAHVLSVRDFNHRAERLGTPTIQLESGEMLLLTPYRQLTDPVYPVDTAITFTSGAVSETAKLKEQRAGTNLNLFTYTIVLPDSDFAALHAQVPPSSRHVYSVLNAEKWQKTKQLMTLVRSELPPSWQKDIATRIEPYLEERDSYALTLFLGVFVAILFFIAAGSMIYFRLFTELQEDRAQNMALSRIGMTEEELKRIATVQIGIIFFLPFLIGSIHAAFALKTLGDILAISVWNYGLLVIVVYFIMQLIYFLLSRHMYFRQIHRAG, encoded by the coding sequence ATGACGTTTCGCCGGATCGCTCGTAGCAATATAAAGGGGAATCTGTACCGTTATCTGACGTATTACGCCAGTACCGTATGTATTGTGATGATCTTTTTTATGTATGCGGCATTTATTTTTCATCCGGACGTAGCTACAGCCCATTTCAGGCCATCCGTTCGACGGGGAATGATTCTGGCGGAGTACATCATTATCATTTTTTCGTTCTTCTTCATGCTGTATTCAAGCTCCGCATTTTTGACGGCACGCAAAAAAGAATTCGGCTTGCTGAATCTGCTTGGTATGAGTCAGCCCCAGCTTAATCGGCTACTTATATATGAGAGCATCATCATTAGTGTTCTGTCTATCGGCACAGGTATAGGGCTTGGGTTCCTGTTTACCAAGCTATTTTTCATGGTGCTTGATGTACTTCTTGAAATGCCCGAGCCGCTGGCCTTCATCATTGCGCCCGAAGCACTCGGTTTAACCTTTCTCAGCTTTTTTATTCTTTCGCAATTGTTATTTCTTGTTCCGCTCTGGCGGGTGGGCAGGACGCCGATTATCGAGCTTTTGCGTGTTGCCCGTCAGCCGAAGCAGATGCCTGTCTACTCGAAGTGGCTCATCTTGTTCTCGTTGTTCTGCCTGGGTGCCGGCTATGGCATGGCCTGGTGGGGGGGGAAGGACTACTTATTTATCCTGATGCTGCCTATTTTAGTTGCCACCATTATTGGTACGTATTTTCTATTTACACAGGGCAGTATCGCCATTTTATATCGTCTGCGCCACAATCGTCGTCTGTTTTACAACCGAACGAATCTGCTTATCGTCTCCCAGCTCATATTTAAGCTGAAAGACAATGCGCGTGTATTGTTCTCCGTTGCCATTCTAAGTGCGGTCGTCCTTACGGCTAGTGGCACGTTTTATACGATGTTTGCGGGCATGAAGCAGTGGGCGGAACTGAATGTGCCTGACACGTTTAGCTTTCTAGCAAAAAATGAAGACGATGCCGCCAGATTTGAACAGGCTGTGTCCTCTGCTGCGTCTAAGGAGGGGATCGGTGTGAATACACCGGAACGAATAATCATGCTGACAATGAAAGTCGTGACGAAGGTATCGGGAAATGTACCACCATTCCGTCAGCCAGAAGAAGCGCATGTGTTGTCTGTCCGTGATTTTAATCATCGTGCGGAACGTCTGGGAACACCAACAATACAGCTTGAATCCGGAGAGATGCTACTGCTTACGCCTTACAGGCAGCTTACTGATCCGGTTTATCCTGTTGATACAGCTATTACATTCACATCCGGTGCAGTTTCAGAAACTGCGAAGCTTAAAGAACAGCGTGCAGGAACGAACCTGAATTTGTTCACATACACGATTGTACTGCCTGATAGTGATTTTGCTGCCTTGCATGCACAAGTGCCGCCTTCATCGCGCCACGTGTACAGCGTGCTGAATGCAGAAAAATGGCAAAAGACGAAACAACTTATGACGCTCGTTCGGAGCGAGCTGCCGCCGTCCTGGCAAAAGGACATTGCTACGCGTATTGAACCGTATTTGGAGGAACGTGATAGTTATGCACTGACTTTATTCCTCGGCGTATTTGTCGCGATCCTGTTCTTTATCGCTGCCGGCAGCATGATTTATTTTCGGTTGTTTACGGAGCTACAGGAAGATCGTGCGCAGAATATGGCGCTCAGCCGCATCGGTATGACGGAAGAAGAATTAAAGCGAATCGCCACAGTCCAGATCGGGATTATTTTCTTCCTTCCGTTTCTCATCGGCAGTATCCATGCTGCATTTGCGCTGAAAACATTGGGTGACATTCTTGCCATCAGTGTGTGGAATTATGGTTTGCTCGTCATTGTAGTGTACTTCATCATGCAGCTTATTTATTTCCTGTTA
- a CDS encoding ABC transporter ATP-binding protein: protein MEVLRAHALTRIYGTKKSMLSYKALNEVSLQVEAGEFVGVMGPSGSGKTTLLNLLATIDRPTSGTLEINGVNPYQLKKRELALFRRRQLGFIFQDFNLLDTLSVKENIILPLALDGIGEKEIEQRATDIASLLNIESILNKRTYEISGGQQQRAAAARALIHNPAILLADEPTGNLDSKAANDVLESLRSLNEEKNATILMVTHDPFAASFCERIVFIKDGELFTEIRRGTSRQVFFQQILDTLSMLGGSAYDVSPDRS, encoded by the coding sequence ATGGAGGTACTGCGTGCACACGCGCTGACCCGAATATATGGAACAAAAAAAAGCATGCTGAGCTACAAAGCGCTTAACGAAGTTAGTCTACAGGTAGAAGCCGGAGAGTTTGTCGGCGTGATGGGACCATCTGGTAGCGGAAAAACAACATTGCTTAACCTGCTGGCCACAATCGATCGACCAACATCTGGAACACTGGAAATTAACGGAGTAAATCCATATCAGCTTAAAAAAAGAGAGCTGGCTTTGTTTCGTCGACGTCAACTGGGCTTTATTTTTCAGGATTTTAACTTGCTCGATACGTTGTCTGTAAAAGAAAATATCATTCTTCCACTCGCGCTGGACGGAATAGGAGAGAAGGAAATTGAGCAGCGGGCAACCGATATTGCAAGCCTGTTAAACATTGAAAGTATTCTTAATAAACGTACATACGAAATTTCAGGAGGACAACAGCAACGTGCTGCTGCAGCACGTGCGCTTATTCATAACCCGGCGATTCTGCTGGCCGATGAGCCGACAGGTAATCTTGATTCCAAAGCAGCAAACGATGTACTGGAATCACTGCGAAGTTTGAATGAAGAAAAGAACGCCACCATTCTTATGGTGACACACGATCCATTCGCTGCAAGCTTCTGTGAGCGTATCGTATTCATTAAGGATGGTGAGCTGTTCACGGAAATCCGCCGCGGTACAAGTCGACAAGTGTTTTTTCAGCAGATCCTTGATACATTGTCCATGCTAGGAGGAAGCGCTTATGACGTTTCGCCGGATCGCTCGTAG
- a CDS encoding sensor histidine kinase: MNIRTFLLDRLAYLLLYAINLFVILLVIQLSLFHSHQPLSSSIVFYIILLSCTGLFFVLVFDYIRQRPFYHKCDRLYTGEPSFEDMYIQGACTREQWIFERLLERQHAHYKQELFRYRKQQEQHRHFVQRWVHQMKTPVSVIDLLLQQANNGSRDNDPYRWLTSLQEENEKLAHGLDMMLYNARLDLFEKDFVPRKTSIVHMLRSLIHEYKKLFIRTSIFPKLEADQEEVIVETDEKWIRFVFQQLLTNSIKYSSRADKRSKIVRVVLFQNDQGWHVRISDEGVGIPPQDVSRVFDAFFTGENGRAFAESTGMGLYLSKQICDRLGHGLAVTSEHGKGTEVTVSFYERAHLYHDANMTKL, encoded by the coding sequence ATGAATATTAGAACCTTTTTACTTGATCGGCTTGCCTATTTGTTGTTGTACGCCATCAATCTGTTTGTGATTCTACTTGTCATCCAACTTAGCTTGTTCCATTCCCACCAACCGCTTTCGTCTTCGATTGTTTTCTATATTATTCTTTTATCGTGTACAGGCCTTTTTTTTGTACTTGTGTTTGATTACATACGGCAGCGTCCGTTTTATCATAAGTGCGATCGGCTTTATACAGGGGAGCCTTCTTTTGAAGACATGTATATACAAGGAGCCTGTACACGGGAACAGTGGATTTTCGAGAGATTGTTAGAACGGCAGCACGCCCACTATAAGCAGGAACTTTTTCGTTATCGGAAGCAACAGGAGCAGCACCGCCATTTCGTTCAGCGTTGGGTTCACCAGATGAAGACCCCTGTTTCGGTCATCGATTTGCTGCTGCAGCAAGCGAATAATGGCTCACGGGATAATGACCCGTACCGGTGGTTAACGAGCCTTCAAGAAGAAAACGAAAAGCTTGCACACGGTCTCGATATGATGCTATACAACGCGCGCCTCGATTTGTTTGAAAAAGACTTTGTACCTCGCAAAACATCCATCGTACATATGCTGCGGTCGCTTATCCACGAGTACAAAAAGCTTTTTATCAGGACTTCCATTTTTCCAAAGCTAGAAGCGGATCAGGAAGAAGTTATTGTAGAGACAGACGAGAAATGGATTCGCTTTGTTTTCCAACAATTGCTTACTAATAGTATCAAATATTCGTCTAGGGCGGATAAGCGATCGAAAATCGTGCGGGTGGTTTTGTTTCAGAATGATCAGGGCTGGCATGTACGCATCAGCGACGAAGGGGTCGGCATTCCTCCGCAGGACGTTTCGCGCGTATTTGATGCATTCTTTACGGGAGAGAACGGGCGTGCTTTTGCTGAATCGACCGGGATGGGGCTTTATTTATCCAAGCAGATTTGTGATCGTCTTGGACATGGACTTGCTGTTACATCCGAGCATGGCAAAGGAACAGAGGTTACCGTATCTTTTTATGAGCGCGCGCATCTCTACCATGATGCAAACATGACAAAACTGTAA
- a CDS encoding response regulator transcription factor, producing MYRIFIIEDDPKIASILHDYLTRYDYEVVQAQDYRGVKQECIEVRPDLVLLDINLPYYDGFYWCRQIRTLSNVPIIFISARTGEMDQVMAIENGGDDYITKPFHLEIVMSKIKSLLRRTYGEYAGSDLATRNVYHVRGLYLYSDQNVVEWKGMRSELSKKEFRLFSCLAQKANQIVSREELLEVLWDDVEFVDDNTLSVNVTRVRRRLGELGIRNAIETKRSQGYRLVTNWEDGQ from the coding sequence ATGTATCGAATTTTTATTATTGAAGATGATCCGAAAATCGCTTCTATTCTGCATGATTATCTTACCAGATATGACTATGAAGTAGTGCAAGCCCAGGATTACCGCGGGGTAAAACAGGAATGCATAGAGGTGCGCCCGGATTTGGTTCTGCTGGATATTAACCTCCCCTATTATGATGGATTCTACTGGTGCCGGCAAATTCGCACTCTCTCTAATGTGCCCATCATTTTTATTTCAGCGCGTACAGGGGAAATGGATCAGGTAATGGCAATTGAAAACGGGGGAGACGACTATATCACCAAGCCGTTTCACCTCGAAATTGTCATGTCCAAGATTAAAAGTTTACTGCGTCGAACATACGGGGAGTATGCCGGGAGCGACCTTGCTACCCGCAATGTTTATCATGTGCGCGGTCTATATCTTTACAGTGATCAGAATGTCGTGGAGTGGAAAGGGATGCGTAGCGAACTCAGCAAGAAGGAATTTCGTCTCTTTAGCTGCCTTGCCCAAAAAGCGAACCAAATCGTATCAAGAGAGGAATTATTAGAGGTGCTGTGGGATGATGTAGAGTTTGTCGACGATAACACGTTGTCTGTCAATGTTACAAGGGTTCGCAGGCGGCTGGGCGAACTTGGCATCCGGAATGCTATTGAGACGAAGCGCAGTCAAGGCTATCGTTTGGTAACGAATTGGGAGGACGGACAATGA
- the pdxR gene encoding MocR-like pyridoxine biosynthesis transcription factor PdxR encodes MLWIPINRSVDIPLIRQVYQHIRERILNGELHAGYKLPSTRELASDLDVSRNVILEAYDQLLAEGFIETRRGSGTFVAAGTYLTEHKKMHVPSFVYRCQDENKHSNVISFRSGIPELDLFPRKTWAKLSHSIWNEASPSAFGYDIPEGRPELREVLSRYLLKTRGVYCHPEQLVITSGATQALTLVAKLFLSAGDEVIMEDPITNDIQMIFASQGASLYPVPVDEHGMKTFLLPENKSPKFVFVTPSHQFPLGGTLPIQRRIELINYAREVGSYIVEDDYDSEFRYEGPPVSSLQGLELERVIYIGSFSKILSPALRMGYIILPPQLIESCRRLKWFTDLHTPSLDQLILARFIDEGYLERHIARMKKLYRSRRDVLIRCLKTTFSEQIKIFGESTGLHLVVEFQGCLFSKEVLEKMLYFGIRIYPVEDHAIEKGRHNNRLILGYGHLKPEEIEEGIARLHQAVASRP; translated from the coding sequence ATGCTTTGGATACCAATTAATCGGTCAGTAGACATCCCATTGATTCGGCAAGTGTATCAGCACATACGGGAGCGGATTTTGAATGGAGAATTGCATGCGGGGTATAAATTACCATCCACACGAGAATTGGCGTCTGATTTAGATGTGTCCAGAAACGTAATTTTAGAGGCATACGATCAATTGCTTGCGGAAGGGTTCATCGAAACGCGAAGAGGTTCAGGTACATTTGTTGCCGCAGGAACGTATTTGACAGAACACAAAAAAATGCATGTGCCGTCTTTTGTGTATCGCTGTCAGGATGAGAATAAGCACAGCAATGTTATTAGTTTTCGATCTGGAATACCGGAGTTGGATTTATTTCCGCGTAAGACATGGGCGAAATTGTCTCACAGTATATGGAATGAAGCGTCCCCTTCTGCATTTGGATACGATATTCCAGAAGGACGCCCGGAATTAAGAGAAGTGCTGTCTCGCTATTTATTAAAAACAAGGGGCGTGTATTGTCATCCGGAACAGCTTGTGATTACATCTGGAGCGACACAGGCATTAACCCTTGTCGCAAAGCTGTTTTTGTCAGCAGGCGATGAAGTAATTATGGAAGATCCAATCACGAATGATATTCAGATGATTTTTGCATCACAAGGCGCTTCCCTGTATCCTGTACCAGTAGACGAGCATGGTATGAAGACCTTCCTGTTACCCGAAAACAAAAGCCCCAAGTTTGTCTTTGTTACACCTTCTCACCAGTTTCCATTAGGAGGAACCTTGCCGATACAACGGCGGATCGAGCTAATCAACTATGCGAGAGAAGTGGGGAGCTATATTGTCGAGGATGACTATGATAGCGAGTTTCGATACGAAGGACCACCGGTGAGTTCATTGCAGGGGTTAGAGTTGGAGCGTGTTATTTATATTGGCTCATTCAGTAAAATTTTATCGCCGGCCCTTCGGATGGGATATATTATCCTTCCTCCGCAACTTATCGAAAGCTGCCGGAGGCTGAAGTGGTTTACGGATCTTCATACGCCTTCTTTGGATCAGTTGATTCTCGCACGTTTTATTGACGAAGGTTACTTGGAACGGCATATTGCCAGGATGAAGAAACTATATAGAAGTCGGAGGGATGTCTTAATCCGTTGCCTGAAGACGACATTCTCTGAACAAATTAAGATTTTTGGAGAGTCAACAGGCTTGCATCTTGTCGTAGAATTTCAGGGATGCCTATTTTCAAAAGAAGTGCTTGAGAAGATGCTGTATTTTGGAATACGCATATATCCGGTAGAAGATCATGCAATTGAAAAAGGAAGGCATAACAATCGGCTTATCCTGGGCTATGGGCATTTGAAGCCGGAGGAGATAGAGGAAGGTATAGCCAGACTACATCAGGCAGTGGCCAGCCGACCATAA
- a CDS encoding proline dehydrogenase family protein — MLTPQVQAAQALKSIARSEHIKSYLQQSEELYPLVLQAAKRFITGESRQDGITVAKEMIRKGYAVSLEYIGENIKGAGECHEAKEEFLQLIEEMGAASINQTVSLDLSHIGLLVDTEITYTHLVELAEKAKSYNITVMVSMEESSKTDDILDIYKRAVRHYSNVGISIQAHLYRSVQDLHELMNYPGKIRIVKGAYQEPCNVAIPRSKELNDRYLQLVEQVMEANHPLSIATHDESLIQQIEQRHCLARSHVEVEMLYGIRPDLLKNAKDNGYTARMYLTYGQEWYLYLCHRLAEYPENLYLALTDMIGPPATDKYGSY, encoded by the coding sequence ATGTTAACTCCACAAGTTCAAGCAGCGCAGGCACTTAAATCAATTGCACGAAGCGAGCACATCAAATCATACCTCCAACAATCGGAGGAACTGTATCCGTTGGTTTTGCAAGCGGCAAAACGATTCATAACGGGAGAAAGCAGACAGGATGGAATCACCGTAGCGAAAGAAATGATAAGAAAAGGATACGCGGTTTCACTAGAATACATAGGTGAAAACATAAAAGGTGCAGGGGAATGTCATGAAGCCAAAGAAGAGTTTTTGCAGCTTATCGAAGAGATGGGGGCTGCATCCATAAACCAGACCGTTTCGCTCGACTTATCTCATATCGGACTGCTAGTGGACACTGAAATAACTTATACTCATCTCGTAGAGTTAGCCGAGAAAGCAAAATCATACAATATCACAGTGATGGTTAGCATGGAGGAATCCTCTAAAACGGACGATATTCTTGACATCTACAAGAGAGCAGTCAGGCACTATTCCAATGTAGGTATAAGCATACAGGCGCATTTATATCGCTCAGTTCAGGATCTTCATGAATTGATGAATTATCCAGGGAAAATACGAATTGTTAAAGGGGCATATCAGGAGCCTTGCAATGTAGCTATTCCCAGATCAAAGGAATTAAATGATCGCTACCTCCAGCTTGTAGAACAAGTGATGGAAGCAAATCATCCATTATCCATAGCTACCCATGATGAGTCGCTGATTCAGCAAATAGAGCAGCGTCACTGTCTTGCCCGTTCACATGTAGAGGTAGAAATGCTCTACGGTATACGTCCTGATTTATTAAAGAATGCAAAAGATAACGGGTATACAGCAAGAATGTATTTAACATACGGACAAGAATGGTATTTGTATCTGTGCCATCGACTTGCGGAATATCCGGAAAATCTGTACCTTGCCTTGACGGACATGATTGGGCCACCCGCAACAGATAAGTATGGTAGCTATTAA